A single region of the Latilactobacillus curvatus JCM 1096 = DSM 20019 genome encodes:
- a CDS encoding amino acid ABC transporter permease, translating to MIDYSLSILPALLSGAQMTLAVFGLTIIGAIPLGLLLSLGLLAKFKPLHYLLDLYVWLMRGTPLLLQLIFVFYGLPVVGIVFNRFDAALIAFILNYAAYFAEIFRGGFQAVDNGQIEAAEVLGLTYPQTIAKIIVPQTVKIVLPSVGNEVINLIKDSSLVYVIGIGDLLRAGNVASARDVNLLPLLLVGIIYLLLTAICTWALRRLERYYRYYR from the coding sequence ATGATTGACTATAGTTTATCGATTTTACCAGCATTATTAAGTGGGGCGCAGATGACGTTGGCTGTTTTTGGCCTAACGATTATTGGCGCGATTCCACTTGGTTTATTATTAAGTTTAGGGTTATTAGCTAAGTTTAAACCACTGCATTATCTTTTAGATTTATATGTGTGGCTGATGCGTGGGACACCGTTATTATTACAACTAATTTTTGTATTTTATGGTTTACCCGTGGTCGGAATTGTTTTTAACCGGTTCGATGCTGCTTTAATCGCTTTTATTTTGAATTATGCTGCGTATTTTGCCGAAATTTTCCGGGGCGGCTTTCAAGCCGTTGATAATGGTCAGATCGAAGCAGCTGAGGTCTTAGGCTTAACTTACCCACAAACAATCGCTAAAATTATCGTGCCCCAAACGGTTAAAATTGTCTTACCGTCTGTCGGTAACGAAGTGATCAACTTGATTAAAGATTCATCGTTAGTGTATGTTATCGGCATTGGGGATTTACTGCGGGCTGGCAATGTCGCAAGTGCGCGTGATGTCAATCTCTTACCACTTTTGCTAGTCGGGATTATTTATTTATTGTTAACAGCCATTTGTACATGGGCATTACGGCGTTTGGAACGCTATTATCGTTATTATCGCTAA
- the minD gene encoding septum site-determining protein MinD, producing the protein MGTALVITSGKGGVGKTTSSANIGTALALLDKKVCLLDLDIGLRNLDVVLGLSNRIIYDIVDVAQGRAKLHQALIKDKRFDEKIYLLPAAQNADKEALTPDEVTAIVNELKEEFDFVILDCPAGIESGFKNAIAGADGAIVVATPEISSVSDADRVVGLLEEEEMRIAPRLVINRIRRHMMNEGETMDVDEITKHLSISLLGIIFDDDAVIKTSNAGEPIVMDPKNPASQGYRNIARRLLGETVPLMTLKQHKVGFWARLFGKQ; encoded by the coding sequence ATGGGAACAGCTTTGGTTATTACATCCGGTAAAGGCGGCGTTGGTAAAACAACATCAAGCGCCAATATTGGGACGGCGCTTGCGCTTTTAGATAAGAAGGTTTGCTTGTTAGATTTAGACATTGGTCTGCGTAATTTAGATGTTGTCTTAGGATTGAGCAACCGCATTATTTATGATATCGTGGATGTCGCCCAAGGCCGTGCTAAGTTGCACCAAGCACTGATTAAAGATAAACGTTTTGATGAAAAAATTTACTTATTGCCAGCCGCTCAAAATGCGGATAAAGAAGCGTTAACGCCTGATGAAGTCACCGCCATCGTGAATGAATTAAAAGAAGAATTCGATTTTGTGATTCTTGATTGTCCTGCTGGGATTGAATCTGGCTTTAAAAATGCGATTGCCGGTGCAGACGGTGCAATTGTGGTTGCAACTCCCGAAATTTCTTCTGTTAGTGATGCTGACCGCGTTGTCGGCTTGCTAGAAGAAGAAGAAATGCGGATTGCGCCACGCTTAGTAATTAACCGGATTCGGCGTCATATGATGAATGAAGGCGAAACGATGGATGTTGATGAAATTACCAAACATCTTTCAATTTCATTGTTAGGCATTATTTTTGATGATGATGCGGTTATCAAGACGTCCAATGCCGGCGAACCAATTGTGATGGATCCGAAAAACCCAGCAAGCCAAGGCTATCGGAATATTGCCCGTCGTTTACTAGGCGAAACAGTTCCATTGATGACTTTGAAACAACACAAGGTTGGTTTCTGGGCCCGTCTTTTCGGTAAGCAATAA
- the radC gene encoding RadC family protein — protein sequence MAGNTGQLQPREQLMQYGAASLSNEQLAIVILRSGNSHLSVGEVARKLLAHYPDFRDLEQASLTQLETLAGIGPVKAIEIQAICELSHRLQTQRTLRFGVVASSQMVGRRMIETLAGETQEQLLAVFLDVKNQIIQMKQIYIGTLDSSVAHPREVFKLAVRYSAAKFILVHNHPSGQLTPSTQDIAFTKRIVACGELMGIVCLDHLIIGSQQYLSLREEGYLVE from the coding sequence ATGGCGGGGAATACAGGACAATTACAACCAAGAGAACAATTAATGCAGTACGGCGCAGCAAGTTTATCGAACGAGCAATTGGCAATCGTCATTTTGCGTTCTGGTAATAGTCACCTATCTGTTGGTGAGGTGGCGCGCAAATTGCTAGCGCATTATCCTGACTTTCGGGATTTAGAACAAGCAAGTTTAACGCAGTTGGAAACACTGGCAGGAATTGGACCAGTCAAAGCGATTGAAATCCAAGCCATCTGTGAATTGAGTCACCGATTGCAAACGCAACGAACTCTCCGGTTTGGTGTGGTCGCATCGAGCCAAATGGTTGGCCGTCGCATGATTGAAACACTAGCGGGCGAAACGCAAGAACAACTGCTAGCTGTTTTTTTAGACGTTAAAAATCAAATTATTCAGATGAAACAGATTTATATTGGCACACTCGATAGTTCAGTTGCGCATCCGCGGGAAGTCTTTAAATTAGCGGTCCGTTATTCTGCAGCAAAATTTATTTTGGTGCATAATCATCCAAGCGGCCAGTTGACGCCGTCAACGCAAGATATTGCCTTCACTAAACGAATTGTCGCCTGTGGTGAACTGATGGGCATTGTATGCCTAGACCACTTGATTATTGGAAGCCAGCAGTATCTCAGTTTGCGAGAAGAGGGTTACTTAGTGGAGTAA
- the mreC gene encoding rod shape-determining protein MreC translates to MQKFFSNKKLIVLLIMLIVCMGFIAMSVGLRNNKKSPSFVRQFGNDVTGITNQVISVPANGIGRGVDALTDLINTYQENKELKAQLDDLAQTKVQTQTLKEENASLKKELGLKGTLTDYTTVNASVLSRNPDNWQNALVINKGALAGLKKDMPVMSESGIIGRIVEVNKTNSKVELVSSTDQSSNGFAAVVNTKDGKQVNGIMSGYNADRKQLKLGQIKTDAAIEKGDKVITSGLGGLTPKGLYLGKVAAVKKDDFGLALTVYVTPAADLNNLTVVTVIKRTIEGE, encoded by the coding sequence ATGCAAAAATTTTTTTCAAATAAGAAGTTAATTGTGTTATTAATCATGCTAATCGTCTGCATGGGCTTCATCGCAATGTCAGTTGGTTTACGCAATAACAAAAAGAGTCCGAGTTTCGTACGCCAATTTGGCAACGACGTAACGGGCATCACTAACCAAGTCATTAGCGTGCCGGCCAATGGGATTGGTCGAGGGGTAGATGCCTTAACAGACTTGATTAATACGTACCAGGAAAACAAAGAACTTAAAGCACAACTTGATGATTTAGCTCAAACCAAGGTTCAAACCCAAACCCTCAAAGAAGAAAATGCAAGTTTGAAAAAGGAACTCGGCTTAAAAGGCACCTTGACGGATTATACAACCGTTAATGCGTCTGTTTTATCCCGGAATCCTGATAATTGGCAAAATGCATTGGTTATCAATAAAGGGGCCTTAGCTGGACTTAAAAAAGATATGCCCGTCATGTCTGAGTCTGGGATTATTGGACGGATTGTTGAAGTCAACAAGACTAATTCGAAGGTTGAACTCGTTTCAAGTACGGATCAAAGTAGTAACGGATTTGCTGCTGTGGTGAATACCAAAGATGGTAAGCAAGTTAATGGGATCATGTCCGGTTACAATGCTGACCGGAAACAATTGAAGCTCGGGCAGATTAAGACCGATGCGGCAATCGAAAAAGGTGACAAAGTAATCACGTCTGGTTTAGGTGGATTAACCCCTAAAGGCTTGTACCTTGGTAAGGTAGCAGCAGTTAAGAAAGACGATTTTGGGTTAGCATTAACTGTTTATGTGACCCCAGCTGCTGATTTAAACAATTTAACCGTTGTGACTGTCATCAAACGAACGATTGAAGGTGAGTAG
- the mreD gene encoding rod shape-determining protein MreD, whose translation MGVTRLQRRYLLPIYLLVAFYLDGAISHLCEQWLYTPDHTLISRLFMLVLVVTAFVLPEERQLTWYAAGIGLLYDLYYTGMIGMYTFAVPLIIYTVRYLKQYLPDSAFFIGLIDVLCLTLLESTIYIMNRLIGYATVTPVEFISNVLAPTIALNLVYFVFLYLPLKYLLLKLKSER comes from the coding sequence ATGGGTGTGACGCGATTACAACGGCGCTATTTATTACCAATCTACTTACTCGTTGCGTTTTATTTGGATGGCGCCATCAGTCATTTATGTGAACAATGGTTATATACACCAGATCATACGTTGATTAGCCGGCTATTTATGCTCGTGTTAGTGGTAACGGCCTTTGTTTTACCAGAGGAACGCCAACTTACGTGGTATGCAGCAGGGATTGGTCTTTTATACGATTTGTATTATACGGGGATGATCGGGATGTACACTTTTGCAGTGCCGCTCATTATCTATACAGTGCGTTATTTAAAACAATATTTACCTGACTCAGCCTTTTTCATTGGGCTAATCGATGTCTTGTGTTTAACATTACTCGAGAGTACGATTTACATCATGAATCGCTTGATTGGTTATGCAACAGTAACACCAGTCGAATTTATTAGTAATGTTTTAGCACCGACAATTGCATTAAATTTGGTTTATTTTGTCTTTTTGTATTTGCCTTTAAAATATTTATTGCTAAAATTAAAATCAGAACGGTAA
- a CDS encoding amino acid ABC transporter substrate-binding protein → MMKLKKTALIAALLMSMIGLAGCAQRNQQADQWATIQKRQKIVVGIDDSFVPMTYREKNGQLTGFDVDLARAIFKGSGIRVDFQSIDWDMKETELNNQTIDLIWSGYSKTAQRAKRVAFSDPYLTNRQMIVSLKKHPVNQMADLANQPLGVQTGSSGMEQLERYPKRLQQRIANHAPILYDTYNNAFIDLQADRIKGLLIDEVYAQFEIKSRHNGSDFQAIDSPFAAEQFAVGMRPQDQQLRQFINRRYRVLQANGTLAKLKAKWFKE, encoded by the coding sequence ATGATGAAGCTTAAAAAAACAGCATTAATAGCGGCTTTATTGATGAGCATGATTGGTTTAGCAGGGTGCGCACAACGCAATCAGCAGGCTGATCAATGGGCAACGATTCAAAAACGCCAAAAAATAGTCGTCGGGATTGATGATAGTTTTGTGCCAATGACTTACCGTGAGAAGAATGGTCAATTAACCGGTTTTGATGTTGATTTGGCACGGGCGATTTTTAAGGGGAGTGGCATTCGGGTTGACTTTCAGTCGATTGATTGGGATATGAAAGAAACGGAATTGAATAATCAAACGATTGATTTAATTTGGAGTGGTTATTCTAAAACGGCGCAACGGGCAAAACGGGTTGCGTTTAGTGACCCGTATCTGACTAATCGGCAAATGATTGTGTCGCTCAAGAAACACCCTGTTAATCAAATGGCTGATTTAGCCAACCAACCATTAGGCGTTCAAACGGGCTCATCTGGGATGGAACAACTAGAGCGTTATCCTAAACGATTACAGCAAAGAATTGCCAACCATGCACCAATCCTATATGATACTTATAACAATGCGTTTATCGACTTACAGGCCGATCGGATTAAGGGGCTCTTAATTGATGAAGTCTACGCGCAATTTGAAATTAAGTCACGCCACAACGGCAGCGATTTTCAAGCCATCGACAGTCCTTTTGCAGCAGAACAGTTTGCTGTTGGGATGCGTCCGCAAGATCAACAATTACGTCAATTTATCAACCGACGTTATCGGGTCTTACAAGCAA
- a CDS encoding septum site-determining protein MinC, translating into MDAVTLRGRKEGFELNIDAGADFDQALVALAELLNKIRLEQPQLGSDQIELELTTGRRLLNDAQKQALATVFEQFPEFNGTSIQSEVMTIEQAEIDRRENSIHVEPNVLRSGQEVNYVGDVLFVGNLHQGATLKATGSIFVLGEVAGIVHAGFPDNAEAVVAGDLSHALQLRIADAVEILDHKKTPFTAQSVSFINDLHVIDYGELTDLKQINPKLYRKMKEQ; encoded by the coding sequence ATGGATGCAGTCACGTTACGAGGACGCAAAGAAGGTTTTGAATTAAACATTGATGCGGGTGCGGATTTCGATCAAGCATTAGTTGCACTAGCGGAATTATTGAATAAGATTCGCTTAGAGCAACCGCAGTTGGGGAGCGATCAGATTGAACTGGAGCTGACCACTGGTAGACGCTTGTTGAATGATGCGCAAAAGCAAGCACTGGCGACCGTCTTTGAGCAGTTTCCAGAATTTAATGGGACAAGCATTCAATCGGAAGTCATGACGATTGAACAGGCTGAGATTGATCGGCGGGAAAATAGTATTCACGTTGAACCCAATGTTTTACGAAGCGGCCAAGAGGTCAATTATGTTGGCGATGTCTTATTCGTCGGTAATTTACACCAAGGCGCAACGTTAAAAGCAACGGGCAGTATCTTCGTACTTGGTGAAGTTGCCGGGATTGTGCACGCTGGTTTTCCAGATAATGCAGAAGCAGTTGTTGCAGGTGATTTATCACACGCGTTACAATTGCGGATAGCAGACGCAGTTGAGATTCTCGATCACAAGAAGACGCCATTTACGGCACAGAGTGTAAGTTTCATCAATGATTTACATGTTATCGACTACGGTGAGTTAACGGATTTGAAACAGATTAATCCAAAATTATATCGTAAAATGAAGGAGCAATAA
- a CDS encoding HAD family hydrolase — MTTRGIIFDMDGLLVDSEKIYYQANIRAAKEMGFDFTPEDHHAILGTTDTYLRNYFKAKLGSATAATEFIDRSYRNVATVVEADGVAIKPGLVDLLDYCDNQGISRVIASSNFRSMVDDFMQSTGLQSRFSQIVAGDEVTHGKPNPEIFLKALDRLALPAPSALVLEDSPNGVMAASKAAIPVIMVPDLIAPTAITNQQTLATVGDLAQVIPYLEK; from the coding sequence ATGACAACTAGAGGAATTATTTTTGATATGGACGGTCTATTGGTTGATTCGGAGAAGATTTATTACCAAGCCAATATTCGGGCCGCTAAAGAAATGGGCTTTGATTTTACACCTGAAGATCACCATGCCATCTTAGGGACCACTGATACGTATTTACGCAATTATTTTAAAGCAAAGCTTGGTTCGGCAACGGCCGCAACAGAATTTATTGATCGTTCATACCGTAACGTAGCAACGGTTGTTGAAGCAGATGGTGTTGCAATTAAGCCAGGGTTAGTCGATTTACTAGATTACTGTGATAATCAGGGGATTAGTCGGGTGATTGCATCGAGCAATTTCCGCAGCATGGTCGATGACTTTATGCAAAGTACTGGCCTACAATCACGGTTTAGTCAAATTGTTGCGGGAGACGAAGTGACTCACGGCAAACCGAACCCCGAAATCTTTTTAAAAGCGTTGGATAGATTAGCCTTACCAGCGCCTAGTGCCCTAGTATTAGAAGACTCACCTAATGGTGTGATGGCCGCTAGTAAAGCTGCCATTCCGGTGATTATGGTCCCTGATTTAATTGCACCAACTGCGATAACCAATCAGCAAACACTTGCGACCGTTGGGGATTTGGCTCAAGTGATTCCGTATTTAGAAAAATAA
- a CDS encoding amino acid ABC transporter ATP-binding protein, with protein sequence MFQLENINQSFKGRQILNDLNLSVESGSILAIVGPSGAGKSTLLRLMSGLDQPDSGRFIIDGKPYEPSNREQGARIGVVFQDFRLFPHLSVLENVTLAPIMVKKQPAKKAKADGAKLLQQLGLSAQAMAYPFQLSGGQRQRVAIARALAMQPEILCYDEPTSALDPSLVASVAQLILDLKQQGMTQIVVTHDIQFANQIADQIFELQPNGVQQNDEA encoded by the coding sequence ATGTTTCAATTAGAAAATATCAATCAATCCTTCAAAGGTCGGCAAATTTTGAACGACTTAAATTTATCAGTTGAATCAGGGAGTATTTTAGCGATTGTCGGTCCAAGTGGTGCTGGCAAATCAACTTTATTACGGTTAATGAGTGGGCTTGATCAACCCGATAGCGGACGGTTTATTATTGATGGTAAACCTTACGAACCTAGTAATCGGGAACAAGGGGCGCGCATTGGCGTTGTCTTCCAAGATTTTCGGTTATTCCCACATCTTTCTGTCCTTGAGAATGTGACGCTGGCACCCATCATGGTCAAAAAACAACCCGCTAAAAAGGCTAAAGCAGATGGCGCAAAATTATTACAGCAACTAGGGTTAAGTGCTCAGGCGATGGCTTATCCGTTCCAACTATCAGGCGGTCAACGTCAACGAGTCGCAATTGCCCGCGCATTGGCGATGCAACCGGAGATTCTCTGTTATGACGAACCAACCAGCGCACTTGATCCATCGTTAGTGGCAAGTGTCGCACAACTCATTTTAGATTTGAAACAGCAGGGAATGACACAAATTGTTGTCACCCATGATATTCAATTTGCCAACCAGATTGCTGATCAAATCTTTGAATTACAACCAAACGGGGTTCAACAAAATGATGAAGCTTAA
- a CDS encoding rod shape-determining protein translates to MFGLGTRNIGIDLGTANTLVYMDGKDIVLREPSVVAKNTQTGDVIAVGSEARDMIGRTPGSIVAIRPMKDGVIADYDTTAAMLKYFIEKSLGRSSSKPFVMVCVPSGVTEVEKRAVIDATKVAGARDAYVIEEPFAAAIGAGLPVMDPTGSMVVDIGGGTTDVATISLGGIVSSRSIRMAGDKLDDAIISYIRQNNNLLIGERTAEQIKFQIASASPERAKEIEAMSIRGRDLVTGLPKTVDIQAVDIAEAIKEVVTAIIEAIKETLEETSPEIAADVIDHGIVLTGGGALLKHLPEVISDATKVPVFIAQDPLDCVAVGTGESLKNIDVMKKN, encoded by the coding sequence GTGTTCGGATTAGGGACTAGAAATATCGGTATTGACTTAGGTACCGCAAACACACTCGTATACATGGACGGTAAAGACATTGTCTTGAGAGAACCCTCTGTTGTCGCTAAAAATACACAAACTGGTGACGTGATTGCTGTTGGCTCAGAAGCCCGCGACATGATCGGCCGGACACCTGGTAGTATTGTGGCAATTCGCCCAATGAAAGATGGCGTGATCGCAGATTACGATACAACTGCTGCCATGCTTAAATATTTTATCGAAAAATCATTAGGTCGCTCATCTAGCAAGCCATTTGTAATGGTCTGCGTACCAAGTGGTGTGACTGAAGTTGAAAAACGTGCTGTAATCGATGCAACTAAGGTGGCAGGCGCTCGTGATGCATACGTCATTGAAGAACCATTTGCAGCTGCAATTGGTGCCGGTCTTCCTGTGATGGATCCAACTGGTAGCATGGTCGTTGATATCGGTGGCGGGACAACAGACGTTGCCACAATCTCATTAGGTGGGATTGTTTCAAGCCGTTCAATTCGAATGGCTGGCGACAAGTTAGATGACGCGATCATTTCTTACATCCGTCAAAACAATAACTTGTTGATTGGTGAAAGAACAGCCGAACAAATCAAATTCCAAATCGCTTCAGCATCACCAGAACGCGCTAAGGAAATTGAAGCGATGAGCATTCGTGGTCGCGATTTAGTAACTGGGCTACCTAAGACAGTGGACATTCAAGCTGTTGATATTGCTGAAGCCATCAAAGAAGTTGTCACAGCCATTATCGAAGCCATCAAAGAAACACTTGAAGAAACATCACCAGAAATTGCAGCCGACGTGATTGATCACGGGATTGTCTTAACTGGTGGCGGCGCATTGTTGAAACACTTACCAGAAGTGATTTCAGATGCTACTAAAGTGCCAGTCTTTATCGCTCAAGATCCTTTAGACTGTGTTGCAGTCGGAACTGGCGAATCATTAAAGAATATCGATGTTATGAAGAAAAATTAA